Proteins from a single region of Mucilaginibacter daejeonensis:
- a CDS encoding phosphoenolpyruvate carboxylase, protein MSVPHTTSQRETVFNQEVLTRFELYNSLFLTLPFYQVKDTGILLPFFSSHCEKGVAALKSPSEIIDSFFEERVPGVDEREHINRLFRFIQYIERQVVLFDAIEDSSFSKINRGDESGTLHGLMQQIAHSDELRERVSEQLKDFSLRLVLTAHPTQFYPGTVLTIMTDLIEALKTNDINTVNLLLQQLGKTPFFNKTSPTPVDEAISLIWFLEHVFYYALANIQTRLNGEFGSELLPHQIFELGFWPGGDRDGNPNVKTNSTRTVAATLRQIIFRCYYRDYRILKRRITFRGVEEPMEKIGKLLYDNAFNPKPDAGDLQQEMLGLLQNIKDTQIKEHNGIFVELVEDLALKIRLYGCYFAGLDIRQDSRVLRSVFQFGLEKPETYNGLPAEGYADLSEEEKLKLISFNEVDLPCSEEEQEGIDPMITDTLCTIRLMHDIQRNNGEKACHRFIISNCQQASDILQLMNLFLWCGWTKEDLTVDFMPLFETVNDLQHAAGVMEKLYTHPVYQEHLKRRGNKQMIMLGFSDSTKDGGYLMANWSIYQAKVELTAITKTYGIDLAFFDGRGGPPARGGGKTHRFYAAMGKEIANKHIQLTIQGQTVSSQYGSIETAKFNIEQLVNAGITSALQLNHSDELNDKDKELLSLMANESFDKFMALRKHPLFTDYLENMSPLKLLSGINISSRPTKRNAGAPLKLEDLRAISFVTSWSQLKQNVPGFYGVGSALQKAKKDGKWQAAVDLYKDSGFFKTMIDNCMMSMSKSDFRVTAHLRYDKKYGEFWKSLKEEYDLTKALLLELTGTEFLMQEYPIEKRSIAMRERIVLPLVVIQHFALQKLKNVEDEELRNAYSKLVIRTVYGIVNAGRNLA, encoded by the coding sequence ATGAGCGTACCACATACCACAAGCCAACGCGAGACCGTTTTTAACCAGGAAGTACTTACCCGCTTCGAGTTATATAACAGCCTGTTCCTCACACTACCATTCTACCAGGTAAAGGACACCGGCATACTGCTTCCTTTTTTTAGCTCACACTGCGAAAAAGGCGTGGCTGCGCTAAAGTCACCTTCCGAGATCATCGATTCATTCTTTGAAGAACGCGTTCCTGGTGTAGACGAGCGAGAGCACATTAACCGCTTGTTCCGCTTCATTCAATATATTGAGAGGCAGGTGGTGTTGTTCGATGCTATTGAAGACTCATCGTTCAGCAAGATCAACCGGGGTGATGAAAGCGGTACATTACATGGCCTGATGCAGCAGATCGCGCACAGCGATGAGTTGCGCGAACGTGTAAGCGAACAGTTAAAAGACTTTTCCTTGCGCTTGGTCCTTACCGCGCATCCCACACAATTTTACCCTGGCACGGTACTCACCATCATGACCGACCTCATTGAGGCGCTTAAGACCAATGACATCAATACGGTGAACCTGCTGTTACAGCAATTGGGTAAAACACCGTTCTTCAATAAAACATCTCCAACACCTGTCGATGAAGCGATCAGCCTCATCTGGTTCTTGGAGCATGTGTTCTATTATGCGCTGGCCAACATCCAGACTCGCCTTAACGGCGAATTTGGCTCGGAGTTGCTTCCTCATCAGATCTTTGAACTGGGCTTTTGGCCTGGAGGTGACAGAGATGGTAACCCGAACGTGAAGACCAATTCAACACGCACCGTAGCCGCAACATTAAGGCAGATCATCTTCAGGTGTTACTACCGTGACTACCGGATCCTGAAACGCCGTATCACCTTCAGAGGGGTTGAAGAGCCAATGGAAAAGATCGGCAAGTTGCTATATGATAATGCTTTCAATCCTAAGCCAGATGCCGGCGACCTGCAACAGGAAATGCTTGGCCTTTTGCAAAACATCAAGGACACGCAGATCAAGGAGCATAACGGAATATTTGTTGAATTAGTGGAGGACCTGGCCCTCAAGATCCGCTTGTACGGCTGTTACTTTGCCGGATTGGACATTCGTCAGGATAGCCGCGTATTGCGTAGCGTATTCCAATTCGGTTTAGAAAAGCCGGAAACCTACAATGGCTTACCTGCGGAAGGCTATGCCGACCTGAGCGAAGAGGAGAAGCTAAAATTGATCAGCTTCAATGAAGTTGACCTGCCATGCAGCGAGGAAGAGCAGGAGGGGATCGACCCAATGATCACTGACACCTTGTGCACCATCAGGCTGATGCATGACATACAACGCAACAACGGCGAAAAGGCCTGCCACCGCTTCATCATCAGTAATTGCCAGCAAGCATCAGACATTCTACAACTGATGAACTTGTTCCTGTGGTGTGGCTGGACCAAAGAAGATCTGACGGTAGACTTTATGCCATTATTCGAGACCGTGAACGATCTTCAGCATGCGGCCGGCGTAATGGAAAAGCTTTACACGCATCCTGTATATCAAGAACACTTGAAACGCCGCGGCAACAAACAGATGATCATGCTCGGCTTTTCGGATAGTACCAAAGATGGTGGCTACCTGATGGCCAACTGGTCTATCTATCAGGCTAAGGTCGAGTTGACCGCGATCACCAAGACCTATGGTATCGACCTGGCATTTTTTGATGGGAGGGGAGGTCCACCCGCACGTGGTGGTGGCAAAACACACCGTTTCTACGCAGCTATGGGCAAAGAGATAGCCAACAAGCATATTCAACTGACCATCCAAGGCCAGACCGTGAGCTCACAATACGGATCCATCGAAACTGCAAAGTTCAACATAGAGCAGTTGGTGAACGCCGGCATCACTTCAGCGCTACAGCTTAACCATAGTGATGAATTGAACGATAAGGACAAAGAATTACTATCGCTGATGGCCAACGAAAGCTTCGACAAATTCATGGCCTTACGTAAGCATCCGTTGTTCACTGATTACCTGGAGAACATGAGTCCGCTTAAATTGCTTTCAGGCATCAACATCAGTAGCCGGCCAACCAAGCGTAACGCCGGCGCTCCATTGAAACTGGAAGATCTGCGTGCGATCAGCTTCGTGACCTCGTGGAGCCAGTTGAAACAGAACGTTCCTGGCTTTTATGGCGTGGGCTCAGCATTACAGAAGGCTAAAAAAGATGGTAAATGGCAAGCCGCGGTGGACCTGTACAAAGATTCAGGCTTTTTTAAGACCATGATCGATAATTGTATGATGTCGATGTCGAAGTCAGACTTCCGGGTTACCGCACACTTACGTTACGACAAAAAATATGGTGAGTTCTGGAAATCATTAAAAGAAGAATATGATCTGACCAAAGCCTTATTGCTCGAGTTGACCGGTACAGAGTTCCTGATGCAGGAATATCCGATAGAAAAGCGATCGATAGCCATGCGTGAACGTATCGTGCTACCTTTAGTTGTGATACAACATTTTGCACTACAAAAATTGAAGAATGTGGAGGATGAAGAACTTCGGAACGCTTACAGCAAACTGGTGATCCGTACCGTTTACGGCATCGTTAACGCAGGTCGTAATTTGGCGTAA